From Deinococcus sp. KSM4-11, a single genomic window includes:
- a CDS encoding aminoglycoside adenylyltransferase domain-containing protein, with the protein MARLLAEQRAILDDHLLGVYLRGSLALGDFDPHTSDVDLLCVVDQPLSDAVFDALRVMHQRLGTLDHLLAHDIELAYLPRASAWEWHPWEQHPTLARGEALGWNEHGANWLLERWAVLQGKQALFGPPPDTFFAPIQAAAVGAAVRARLRDWVEFARRPEDPAWREPLPHTAYVIETMCRILATLERGALLSKPEAVRWGVAHLPEPWAGLARRVPAWKADQTVDADANAQAQAFILWCATQADLEGASETEPC; encoded by the coding sequence TTGGCGCGCCTCCTGGCCGAACAACGGGCCATCCTGGACGACCACCTGCTCGGCGTCTACCTGCGTGGCTCGCTGGCGCTGGGTGACTTCGACCCCCACACCAGCGACGTCGATCTGCTCTGCGTCGTGGATCAGCCTCTGAGTGACGCGGTGTTCGACGCCCTCAGGGTCATGCACCAGCGCCTGGGAACCCTGGATCACCTTCTGGCCCATGACATCGAACTGGCCTACCTGCCTCGGGCCTCCGCGTGGGAATGGCACCCATGGGAGCAGCACCCGACCCTGGCCCGGGGCGAGGCACTGGGATGGAACGAGCACGGCGCGAACTGGCTGCTGGAGCGGTGGGCCGTCCTCCAGGGCAAGCAGGCCCTCTTTGGCCCACCGCCTGACACCTTCTTCGCCCCCATTCAGGCTGCCGCCGTCGGTGCAGCTGTCCGGGCGCGGTTGCGTGACTGGGTCGAGTTCGCCCGGAGGCCGGAGGATCCAGCGTGGCGGGAGCCGCTGCCGCATACGGCGTACGTGATCGAGACGATGTGCCGGATCCTGGCGACGCTGGAGCGCGGTGCGCTGCTCAGCAAGCCGGAGGCGGTTCGCTGGGGGGTGGCTCACTTGCCGGAGCCCTGGGCCGGGTTGGCACGCCGCGTTCCGGCGTGGAAGGCCGACCAGACCGTCGATGCAGATGCCAACGCTCAGGCGCAGGCGTTCATCCTCTGGTGCGCCACCCAGGCCGATCTTGAAGGAGCCTCTGAAACTGAACCTTGCTGA